In one Mangrovibacterium diazotrophicum genomic region, the following are encoded:
- the hisB gene encoding histidinol-phosphatase, whose amino-acid sequence MKKVLFIDRDGTLIHETHDELVDSFEKLEFLPKVFRNMHKIKQNLDYELVIVTNQDGLGTPVFPEEKFWPVHHWMLRAFSNEGVDFDEIFIDRHYPEDNSTTRKPGTGMLTKYMNGGYDLANSYVIGDRVTDMMLARNLGTKGILINDGSLKGEINENDLDAFCVSITNDWDEIYKVVSRS is encoded by the coding sequence ATGAAAAAAGTATTGTTTATTGATAGAGATGGAACGTTGATTCACGAAACACATGATGAATTAGTTGACTCGTTCGAAAAACTGGAGTTTCTGCCGAAGGTTTTTCGGAATATGCACAAGATCAAGCAGAATTTAGACTACGAGTTGGTGATTGTCACTAATCAGGATGGCTTGGGAACTCCCGTGTTCCCGGAAGAGAAATTTTGGCCGGTGCATCATTGGATGCTTCGTGCTTTCTCAAATGAAGGGGTTGATTTTGATGAAATCTTCATCGACCGGCATTATCCGGAAGACAACTCAACTACACGCAAGCCCGGAACCGGCATGCTTACAAAATATATGAATGGTGGTTACGACCTGGCAAATAGCTATGTGATTGGTGATCGGGTTACTGACATGATGCTTGCTCGAAATTTGGGAACCAAAGGGATCCTGATTAACGATGGTTCATTGAAAGGTGAAATTAATGAGAATGACCTCGACGCGTTTTGTGTTTCAATTACGAATGATTGGGACGAGATTTATAAGGTGGTCTCGCGATCCTGA
- the eutC gene encoding ethanolamine ammonia-lyase subunit EutC: protein MEKLPLNGKRSVVLEDSWSELKVHSKARIALGHVGGSLPLREVLAFRLACAEAKDAIYSELQTDQLCEAIASLDVPVFKLSSKIRSRDEYLVRPDLGRRLRESDIDLLQSIKQTCDIVFVVTDGLSADAVNKSSIELITQIIPVLKSRFDIAVAVVEQGRVAIGDEIGELLQAHFSVVLVGERPGLSVPDSMGIYTTYNPRLGLTDERRNCISNIHASGLSAKGAATILNYLIEQSFEKRISGVALKMSLDLRTGNPEGEALK from the coding sequence ATGGAGAAATTGCCTCTAAACGGAAAACGATCGGTTGTGCTGGAAGATTCATGGAGCGAATTGAAGGTTCACAGTAAGGCTCGGATTGCCTTGGGGCACGTTGGCGGAAGTTTGCCTTTGCGCGAAGTGCTGGCCTTTCGGTTGGCCTGCGCCGAAGCCAAAGATGCCATCTATTCGGAACTCCAAACCGACCAGCTTTGCGAGGCGATTGCATCGCTGGATGTTCCGGTATTTAAATTGTCGAGCAAAATCAGGAGCAGGGATGAGTACCTGGTTCGCCCGGATCTCGGAAGAAGACTGCGCGAGTCGGATATTGATTTGCTGCAATCGATTAAGCAGACTTGTGATATCGTTTTTGTAGTAACGGATGGTCTTTCGGCGGATGCGGTCAACAAGAGTTCAATTGAGCTTATAACGCAGATTATTCCTGTGCTCAAATCCAGGTTCGATATAGCAGTTGCCGTTGTTGAGCAGGGACGGGTTGCCATTGGTGACGAGATTGGTGAATTACTTCAAGCGCATTTTTCAGTTGTTCTTGTTGGTGAGCGCCCTGGTTTATCGGTTCCCGATAGTATGGGCATCTACACAACTTACAACCCTCGCCTGGGATTGACAGATGAAAGACGAAACTGCATATCGAATATTCATGCAAGTGGTTTGAGCGCGAAAGGCGCAGCTACCATTTTGAATTATTTAATCGAACAATCATTTGAGAAAAGAATCAGCGGTGTTGCACTGAAGATGTCGCTTGATTTACGCACCGGTAATCCGGAGGGAGAGGCGTTGAAATAG
- a CDS encoding PA14 domain-containing protein, with translation MNKQKTIQTFLFSFLIVFLAPFTGVQAKTKKAEVKLNFREDGTYKIVQFTDIHWEPGMPANGLTLQTMSVILDKEKPDLVVLTGDIVTAGDPVRGWKEVIQPMVDRKLAWISTYGNHDSEGDTPRSEINEIVESLPYNINKEVPGLSGEGNFSLPVYTKDQSIGSVLYFFDSHAYCSSYMPGSYNWVKTDQIEWYRKQSDEYRKLHSDLPVPSYAFLHIPLMEYREVAKSSELLGHKGEGVASPELNSGLFAAFVEQQDVIGTFCGHDHNNDYVGVYQDVALAYGRCTGTYAYGDLRNGARVIELHANDFHFKSWISTPREEDLFFVYPNDGNQQALEEAPLPAIELDKATLKQGLEYRYYEGPVETVNEIEKLPLIETGTTNNFSLEKAKQKDHFAFKFEGYIEVPETQTYRFYLLSDDGATLSIDDQLIVDNDGGHSARLRKGAANLSKGFHKITLLYFEDYMGEELEVGLSSLRIRQGDLSDTMLYYSPK, from the coding sequence ATGAATAAACAGAAAACGATACAAACCTTCCTTTTTAGTTTTCTGATTGTTTTCCTGGCGCCTTTTACTGGGGTTCAGGCGAAAACGAAAAAGGCAGAAGTAAAATTGAATTTCCGGGAAGACGGCACCTATAAAATCGTTCAGTTTACAGATATCCACTGGGAGCCGGGCATGCCAGCCAATGGGCTTACCTTGCAAACCATGTCGGTGATTTTGGATAAAGAAAAACCGGATTTGGTGGTTCTGACCGGTGACATTGTAACGGCGGGTGATCCGGTTCGCGGGTGGAAGGAAGTGATTCAACCCATGGTTGACCGAAAATTAGCGTGGATTTCAACTTACGGAAACCACGATTCGGAGGGAGACACACCTCGCAGCGAAATCAACGAGATTGTTGAGAGCTTGCCTTATAACATCAACAAGGAAGTGCCCGGACTTTCGGGAGAAGGCAATTTCTCGCTTCCTGTTTACACGAAAGACCAGAGCATTGGCTCGGTTCTTTATTTTTTCGACTCTCACGCCTATTGCAGTTCGTACATGCCGGGTAGTTACAATTGGGTCAAAACGGATCAAATTGAATGGTATCGCAAGCAGTCGGATGAATATAGGAAGTTGCACAGCGATCTGCCGGTGCCATCGTACGCGTTCCTGCATATTCCGCTGATGGAATATCGGGAGGTTGCGAAAAGCTCCGAATTGCTTGGCCACAAAGGAGAAGGTGTCGCATCTCCTGAGCTTAACTCTGGTTTGTTCGCTGCTTTTGTTGAACAGCAGGATGTGATCGGCACTTTTTGTGGCCACGATCACAACAACGATTACGTTGGCGTTTACCAGGATGTGGCTTTGGCTTATGGCCGTTGCACCGGAACTTACGCGTACGGAGACTTGAGAAACGGGGCACGGGTGATCGAACTGCATGCCAATGATTTTCATTTTAAAAGCTGGATTTCAACGCCGCGCGAAGAAGATCTGTTTTTCGTCTATCCTAATGATGGTAATCAGCAAGCCTTGGAAGAAGCACCTCTGCCTGCAATTGAATTGGACAAGGCAACGCTGAAACAGGGACTGGAATATCGCTACTACGAAGGGCCGGTTGAGACCGTGAACGAAATTGAAAAATTACCACTGATTGAAACTGGTACCACAAATAATTTTTCACTGGAAAAAGCGAAGCAAAAGGATCATTTTGCCTTCAAGTTTGAAGGTTATATTGAAGTGCCGGAAACACAAACTTACCGGTTCTATCTGCTTTCAGATGATGGCGCAACCTTGTCGATTGATGATCAGCTAATCGTTGACAACGATGGCGGACACAGTGCGCGCTTGCGAAAAGGGGCCGCGAACCTTTCGAAAGGGTTTCATAAAATAACGCTACTCTATTTCGAAGATTATATGGGTGAGGAGTTGGAAGTCGGTTTGTCGAGTCTGAGAATTCGCCAAGGTGATTTGTCCGATACCATGTTGTACTACTCCCCTAAGTGA
- a CDS encoding alkaline phosphatase, which translates to MRKDIVRYSLSILCLGGVLACSNPGSDEEARFNKRIVELESTYWSHSATSQILLNRLQSQQSQVLWSTNFHTAAPVPVGAVGPSKYLNKLNGIVHNDSIGRVVKEAVADGVNVIYVIGDGMGNMHMALPIYMRRATGNQEPTMFERIMREGACGFNYTCTSEGIVTGSAASGTALACGEKTRMNMVGMNRDGEPMESAMALAKKNHFKTAVVSDAGITDATPAAFYAHSLNRDLESDIARQLFEGKVADVVLGGGGSQFIPAGQEVSQLFDTDGVTYTSARNDSLNLFAAFAADQYNLCFTKEQMQNAPKDGKLIGLFGGGGLPPVIDRGPNNAKVPMVEDMAQQALEMISMDDHSYMVMIECARIDWEAHDNDLGAVYQAVEDMNRVLETAYAFYARNPEKTLLVFTADHETGGLEIAYKKMPKEQEDRVELPAGGTWTNITNPLSFKDYQTELTRQTKSLSGILTESKTVESLQENLQKYMGVSISAEDAAMVLESRNSYKRYKDE; encoded by the coding sequence ATGAGAAAAGATATAGTTCGGTATAGTTTGTCAATACTATGCCTGGGAGGAGTATTGGCCTGTTCGAACCCGGGCAGTGATGAAGAAGCTAGGTTCAACAAGCGTATAGTTGAGCTCGAGTCGACCTATTGGTCACATAGTGCAACGTCGCAGATCCTTTTGAACCGACTTCAAAGTCAGCAGAGTCAGGTGTTGTGGAGTACGAACTTTCATACAGCAGCACCGGTTCCGGTTGGCGCGGTAGGCCCGTCGAAATACCTGAATAAATTGAACGGCATTGTACACAACGACTCAATTGGTCGGGTTGTGAAAGAAGCCGTTGCTGACGGTGTGAACGTGATTTATGTGATCGGTGACGGCATGGGAAACATGCATATGGCACTGCCAATTTATATGCGCCGGGCTACCGGTAATCAGGAACCAACAATGTTTGAACGAATCATGCGGGAAGGTGCTTGCGGTTTCAACTATACCTGTACATCCGAGGGGATTGTGACGGGCTCGGCAGCTTCCGGCACGGCTTTGGCATGCGGTGAAAAGACACGCATGAACATGGTTGGGATGAACCGGGATGGAGAGCCGATGGAAAGTGCCATGGCTTTGGCCAAAAAGAATCACTTTAAAACAGCGGTTGTTTCTGATGCCGGCATTACCGATGCCACACCTGCAGCATTCTACGCGCATAGCCTGAATCGGGATTTGGAAAGTGACATTGCCCGACAACTGTTTGAGGGAAAAGTGGCGGATGTGGTTCTTGGTGGCGGAGGCTCGCAGTTCATTCCGGCAGGGCAGGAGGTTAGCCAGCTGTTCGATACCGATGGTGTTACGTACACTTCAGCCCGAAATGATTCACTGAACTTATTTGCGGCATTTGCTGCCGATCAGTATAACCTGTGCTTTACGAAGGAACAAATGCAAAATGCTCCGAAAGATGGGAAACTCATTGGCCTGTTTGGTGGCGGTGGTTTGCCGCCGGTAATCGACCGCGGGCCAAATAATGCTAAAGTTCCGATGGTTGAGGATATGGCGCAACAGGCTTTGGAGATGATTTCGATGGATGATCATTCTTACATGGTGATGATCGAATGTGCCCGCATCGATTGGGAAGCCCATGACAATGATTTGGGAGCTGTTTACCAGGCTGTTGAGGATATGAATCGTGTGTTGGAAACGGCTTATGCTTTCTATGCCAGAAATCCGGAAAAGACACTGCTGGTTTTCACAGCAGATCACGAAACCGGAGGATTAGAAATTGCTTACAAAAAGATGCCGAAGGAACAGGAAGATCGGGTGGAACTTCCGGCTGGAGGTACCTGGACAAATATCACCAATCCACTTTCATTTAAAGACTATCAGACTGAGTTGACTCGTCAAACCAAATCGCTTTCCGGTATTCTGACTGAATCGAAGACGGTTGAATCGCTTCAGGAAAACCTGCAGAAATACATGGGCGTTTCGATCTCGGCCGAGGATGCCGCAATGGTCTTGGAGTCACGAAATAGCTATAAACGATATAAAGATGAATAA
- a CDS encoding RagB/SusD family nutrient uptake outer membrane protein, which translates to MKMYKYIVAVGLLASVLSSCSEFLDVQPEGNATISNYFQNDQQAIDAVTALYQPLHKETSYGRDLFWEQGGACDIVWGRTRSYNTLATLNYTGDESPLSNNFNLFYELMAKANWVIEQLLDKQTASGLTDIETRSLGEAYFMRGMAHFIIAYRYGTTDQGVPFVRYEDFADGYDNSIPPQQASVVDNYEYIIEDMDNAIAYLPAFEDYEAADQGRAHQAAAVAYKAKVYAYWATWDESQWTNVISMVNSLETTYGRDLASSLDEVFSSDFDNFWNEEYIWSIPSTGGSNGGGSEFPGVILENKGWGYYNGWGQNKPSYDIYEEMLKDGEGNDRLVRSILEYNQEFEFWGETRNFYSTSDVEAGFMINKYMDPFKYADADEAGYVNTNGDWPTARINFPLIRFADMLLFRAEAYLMTGDAASAKTDLDRIRNRSNIASLDHTPTMADLYHERRCELAFEFTDHLFDLKRWNRSSDATIKALANAELNAHPRVRQYEDRSDPESAFVIADYGDYQNKATYQDYMMVFPYPSNQITKSNGALTQNAGY; encoded by the coding sequence ATGAAAATGTATAAATATATAGTCGCTGTTGGTTTACTGGCTTCTGTGCTCAGTTCGTGCAGCGAGTTTCTGGATGTGCAGCCCGAAGGGAATGCGACAATATCGAATTATTTCCAGAACGATCAGCAAGCCATTGACGCGGTTACAGCCTTGTATCAACCATTGCATAAAGAAACCTCTTACGGCCGTGACCTGTTTTGGGAGCAAGGCGGAGCCTGTGATATCGTGTGGGGACGTACCCGTAGTTACAATACGCTGGCGACACTGAATTACACTGGTGACGAAAGTCCGTTGAGCAACAATTTCAATTTGTTTTACGAGTTAATGGCTAAAGCCAACTGGGTAATCGAGCAGCTTTTGGACAAGCAAACAGCATCGGGATTGACCGATATTGAAACACGCAGTTTGGGCGAAGCATATTTCATGCGGGGAATGGCTCATTTCATTATTGCCTACCGTTACGGAACTACCGATCAAGGTGTACCTTTTGTTCGTTACGAGGATTTTGCAGATGGATACGATAACTCGATTCCTCCACAACAAGCATCGGTAGTCGACAACTACGAGTATATCATTGAAGATATGGACAACGCAATTGCCTATCTTCCTGCCTTCGAGGATTATGAGGCTGCTGATCAGGGGCGTGCTCATCAGGCTGCTGCTGTTGCTTACAAAGCAAAGGTTTACGCCTACTGGGCTACTTGGGACGAGTCTCAGTGGACCAATGTAATCAGCATGGTTAACTCGCTTGAAACGACATATGGACGCGACCTGGCCTCGAGCTTAGACGAAGTATTCTCATCTGATTTCGATAATTTTTGGAATGAAGAATACATCTGGTCAATTCCGTCAACCGGTGGTTCTAACGGTGGTGGTAGCGAATTCCCGGGTGTTATTCTCGAAAACAAAGGTTGGGGATATTACAACGGTTGGGGACAAAACAAACCATCGTATGACATTTATGAAGAAATGTTGAAAGATGGTGAAGGTAACGATCGTTTGGTTCGCTCGATCTTGGAATATAACCAGGAATTTGAGTTCTGGGGAGAAACCCGCAACTTCTACTCTACATCGGATGTTGAAGCAGGGTTCATGATTAATAAATACATGGATCCGTTTAAATATGCCGATGCTGATGAAGCAGGTTATGTGAATACCAACGGTGACTGGCCAACTGCCCGTATCAATTTTCCTTTGATTCGTTTTGCCGACATGTTGCTGTTCCGTGCTGAAGCTTATTTGATGACGGGTGATGCCGCAAGTGCAAAAACGGATTTGGACAGAATTCGTAACCGCTCGAATATTGCATCACTGGATCACACGCCCACAATGGCCGATCTTTACCACGAGCGTCGTTGCGAATTGGCATTTGAATTTACAGACCACCTTTTCGACCTGAAACGTTGGAACCGTTCTTCCGATGCGACTATCAAAGCATTAGCAAATGCTGAATTAAATGCACACCCACGAGTTCGTCAGTACGAAGATCGTTCAGATCCGGAATCTGCTTTCGTCATTGCCGACTATGGAGATTACCAAAATAAGGCAACTTACCAGGATTACATGATGGTATTCCCTTATCCATCAAATCAGATTACGAAATCTAACGGAGCGTTGACTCAAAATGCCGGTTATTAA
- a CDS encoding phosphatidylinositol-specific phospholipase C/glycerophosphodiester phosphodiesterase family protein translates to MIKNRIIVCLFLLVSVQAFAQDLVFKGGHAHNDYWNKRPLLDALDAGMVGVEADVFLRDGVLLVGHSLDELKPERTLSSLYLDPLKKIIEEKGADFSPIVLMIDIKDHGLETYRELQKVLPQYQSMLTEIKGKQINQKAVTIILSGDRPIEAVAAEKQRYCFIDGRLDEESFAAKQSLIPLLSDDWTNFFQWDGTAEISAAELTKLKSFVDHCHREHKIIRFWGYPNKPAEIRNRVWQTLKDAGVDLIGCDDPAELGKFESRK, encoded by the coding sequence ATGATAAAAAATAGAATCATCGTTTGCTTATTTCTTTTGGTTTCGGTTCAGGCATTCGCCCAGGATCTGGTTTTCAAAGGAGGTCATGCGCATAACGATTACTGGAATAAACGCCCCTTGCTGGACGCGTTGGACGCGGGAATGGTCGGTGTTGAGGCAGATGTTTTTCTGCGTGACGGCGTATTGCTGGTCGGACACAGTTTGGATGAGCTGAAGCCGGAGCGTACGCTGAGTTCACTGTATTTGGATCCCCTGAAAAAGATAATTGAAGAAAAAGGAGCAGATTTCAGCCCGATCGTTTTGATGATTGACATAAAAGATCACGGGCTTGAAACTTACAGGGAACTACAAAAAGTATTGCCGCAGTATCAGTCAATGCTCACCGAAATCAAGGGGAAGCAGATAAATCAGAAAGCTGTAACCATTATCCTGTCGGGAGATCGGCCGATTGAAGCGGTTGCCGCGGAGAAACAGCGATATTGTTTTATTGATGGTCGTCTGGATGAAGAGTCATTTGCCGCCAAGCAGAGTTTGATTCCATTGTTGAGCGATGATTGGACAAACTTTTTTCAATGGGATGGAACTGCAGAAATATCCGCAGCAGAGCTGACAAAACTGAAAAGCTTTGTTGACCATTGCCATCGGGAGCATAAAATAATTCGTTTTTGGGGATACCCGAATAAACCGGCAGAGATTCGTAATCGTGTTTGGCAAACGCTAAAAGACGCCGGTGTTGATCTAATCGGGTGTGATGATCCGGCAGAGCTTGGAAAATTCGAATCCCGCAAGTAA
- a CDS encoding ethanolamine ammonia-lyase subunit EutB, whose amino-acid sequence MEYSFSLKNTRYLFDNLRVLMAKATLFRSGDALAKIAASTNEERVAAQYALSEVPLANFLNEDLIPYEKDEITRLIIDDHDKEAFEPISDLTVGEFRDWLLSDYATTATLTRLGPGLTPEMVAAVSKIMRNQDLIKVAHKCEVISRFRTTVGLKGTLSVRLQPNNPVDNKTGIAASIVDGLMYGCGDAVIGINPATDSPQIVADLLRMVDDIRLQYEIPTQSCVLSHVTTTLDIIHKAPVDLVFQSIGGSELTNSSFGVNLSILQEAEDAATSLNRGTVGNQVMYFETGQGSALSANAHWGVDQQTCETRAYAVARKFNPFLVNTVVGFIGPEYLYDGKQIIRAALEDHFCGKLMGLPMGVDVCYTNHTNADQDDMDNLMTLLGVAGVNFIIGVPGSDDIMLNYQSASFHDAMYLRSVLDRKPSPEFEQWLQTMGIFDGRGNRQIMNGTNKLLENL is encoded by the coding sequence ATGGAATACAGTTTTTCGTTGAAGAACACGAGATATTTGTTTGATAATTTGAGAGTGCTGATGGCGAAAGCGACCTTGTTTCGCAGCGGGGATGCTTTGGCTAAAATCGCTGCAAGCACCAACGAAGAACGTGTTGCCGCACAGTATGCGCTCAGCGAAGTGCCCCTGGCAAATTTTCTGAATGAAGATTTGATTCCCTACGAAAAAGATGAAATCACAAGGTTGATCATCGACGACCACGATAAAGAAGCGTTTGAGCCGATATCGGATCTTACCGTGGGCGAATTTCGGGATTGGCTTTTATCCGATTATGCGACAACAGCTACCCTGACCCGCTTAGGTCCCGGGTTAACCCCGGAAATGGTAGCCGCGGTTTCCAAAATAATGCGAAACCAGGACCTCATCAAGGTGGCACACAAATGTGAAGTGATCAGCCGGTTTCGAACGACGGTCGGCCTAAAAGGAACGCTTTCTGTTCGCTTGCAACCGAACAACCCGGTTGATAACAAAACCGGAATTGCAGCCAGCATTGTCGATGGTTTAATGTACGGTTGCGGTGATGCCGTTATCGGAATTAACCCGGCAACAGATAGCCCTCAAATTGTGGCAGATCTGCTCAGGATGGTCGATGATATTCGGCTTCAATACGAAATCCCAACCCAATCGTGTGTGCTCAGTCATGTCACCACAACTTTAGACATCATCCATAAAGCGCCCGTCGATTTGGTTTTTCAGTCGATTGGCGGCTCCGAATTGACCAACTCTTCCTTTGGTGTTAATTTATCGATCTTGCAGGAAGCCGAAGATGCGGCAACCAGTTTAAATCGCGGCACGGTGGGCAACCAGGTCATGTACTTTGAAACTGGCCAGGGATCGGCTCTTTCCGCGAATGCCCACTGGGGAGTCGATCAGCAAACCTGCGAAACCCGTGCCTATGCAGTGGCCCGCAAATTCAATCCTTTCCTGGTGAATACGGTTGTTGGTTTTATTGGTCCGGAGTATTTGTACGATGGTAAGCAAATTATTCGGGCGGCTTTGGAGGACCATTTTTGCGGTAAGTTGATGGGCTTGCCAATGGGTGTTGACGTGTGTTATACCAATCATACCAATGCCGACCAGGACGATATGGATAACCTGATGACTCTGCTTGGTGTTGCCGGCGTCAATTTCATTATTGGTGTTCCCGGTTCGGACGATATTATGCTGAATTACCAATCTGCTTCTTTTCATGATGCCATGTATCTGCGCAGTGTTCTGGATCGAAAGCCATCTCCTGAGTTTGAACAGTGGTTGCAGACGATGGGAATTTTTGACGGCAGAGGTAACAGGCAAATTATGAACGGCACAAATAAATTGTTGGAGAATCTTTAG